Within the Clostridium scatologenes genome, the region AAATTATAATCCTCTTTAATATTGGCAAGCATGGATATAAAGCATAAATTCTTATATAAATAAATACTTTTATCTTTTTGAAGATGCTTTCCTATGTGCAATGCTTTAAACGCTTGATTCATAGAAACTGAAATATTGTGATCACTAAGTCCAACACCTACTTTTATATTTCCATACTGCTTTTTTTCTAAAGATTTTCTTAGAGTATTTAAAAACGGTTTTTGCAAACTAATAAATGCTACAATAATATTGGGATTAAGCATAAAACAATATTCACCATTTTGTAACAAAGAGTTAAAGTGATTTTTCAAGCTTTTTAAAGATTTTTCCTCTGAATTTATTACTATTGCTATATCAGGAACAGTTACATCTATCCCTAAAGAAAGCCCTCTTTCTATAAAACCTTGAGAATATTCTTCATTTAAATAGGCAAATTCATATAAAAATTTTTCTCTTTCTTGTTCCTGTATACTTTGATTTTTCAAAACATATTCTTGATTAATTAAAAGCTCAGCAGTCACCCTTACCAGTTCACTAAAAGGTTTAACTATTTCAGGAACTCCAGTAATGCCTATAACTCCTAATAGATTTCCTTGAAAAAAAATTGGAGAGTTCACTCCAGGTTTCATCCCTTGAGAATGGTCACAATCAATTTCAACTATTTCTTTTATACTTAAAGCTTGCTTCGCACCTGAATGAAACTGATGGATTCTTTCAACATCTCCACTAGCTATAATTATTCCATTCTCATCAGTAATAATAACATTATAAGGTATTACCTTCATCATCCTATCTACAATTTTTTGTGCTAATTCTTCTGATAACTGAATCATGATTTACCCCTCTTACATATTTGTTCATTTGCAATATAAAATGTATAACAATTAAAATTATAACTTAATTTATATAAATAAACATTAGTCAACGGTTTTATTTTTATAATAAATTTATTGTGCAAATGAATAAAATTTTCACTTCAAACAAAAGATAATAATCTTACTCATAGTATATATCCGAAAATTCTATTTTAGCCTTATCTATAAATCTAGAAAAGTTTTTAGATTTAATATCTTGATCCAATTCTTCATTTTCTTTTACAGTTACTGATGGTAATTCAACAATAAACTCACTTCCATAACCCAAGGTACTTTTGACATATATCTTTCCTTTTTGCATTTTAACTAATGATTTTACTAAAGCTAAACCTATTCCACTACCTTCTGGCTTTTTTGATAAAGATGTATCCACCTGTATAAACCTATCAAAAATACTATCTAACTTATCTTCCGGAATACCTATACCTGTATCCTTAACTGAAATCTTAACTTTATCTTGCAAATCATAAATATTTACAAATATACTCCCACCTTCTTCTGTAAATTTAATTGCATTTGAAAGTAAATTAAGCATGATTCTTTCAATTTTATCTCCATCAAAAGCCATATACTTTTCTTCAACCTCTGTATCAAAAATTAATTCTATACCTTGTGATTGAATATAACTTGCAGCAGATAAAGTTACTTCTTCTATTACATTTATTATGTTTCCATTAGCAAGTCTTAAAGACAAATATCCTCCCTCTATTTTTGTAGTATCAATTAAATTATTTATTAATCTTAAAAGTCTTAAAGTATTCTGGCTCATAATATTCAGGTATTTGTCTATATCATATTCTGTCGTTAAATTCTTTTCGTTTATAGACTGAATTAACTGTATAGTACTCCATATAACATTTAATGGAGTTCTTAGCTCATGGGATATATTTGTAAAAAATTCTGTTTTAAGCTTATCATTCTTTATTATTTGAGAAAGCATTTTTTTATTTTCTTCAAAATCCTCATTTAACTCTTCAACCTGTTTTGTAGTGCTTTGTACTTTACCTTGAAGACTAGTTACCTCTCCTGCCAAATGCTTCAAATCTATAAGAGTTTTCACTCTAGCTAATAGTTCAGATTTTTCAAAAGGCTTTCTTAAATAATCATTAGCTCCATTTTTAAAAGATAGTACTAAACTTTCTGTTCGATTATCCCAAGTTGCAATTAAAATAGGTAAATCAAGTAAAGAATATTTTTCTCTTAATATGCTGCATACTTCCCACCCTATCATATCTGGCAGCATCACATCCAAGATAACCATATCGATATTTTTATCATTATAAGCTATATTCAATGCTTCCTTTCCGCTTGTGGCAGTAATAATCGTATATTTTTCATTTGATAAAAAATTAACCATTACTTTTATGTTTACAGCCTCATCATCTACAATAAGAATTTTACCATTACTTTTACATTGTTCTAATTTTTTATTATACTTTTCATTGCAATAATAATTTTCTAATTCATCTATAGAATCAGCTTTTTCAATATTCATGGATAGTTTAGATAGATTAAAAGTGAATTCAGATCCCTCTCCTAATATGGATTTTACTTCTAATTCACCACCATGAAGTTGAACTAATTTTTTAGTTACATACAATCCCAATCCAGAACCATTATATTGATTGTTTATTCCATCAACTTGATTGTAAGGTTGAAAAATTTTATAAATATCACTTTCATCTATTCCTATACCTGTATCTTTAATACTAATAAAAACATATTCACCTTTTTCAATAGCAGAGATTTCTATTTGTCCTTCATTTGTAAATTTTACTGCATTTCCTATTAGATTATATAAAATTTGTTGAATTCTATTTTCATCTCCGTAAACATAAGAAACACCTTCTTCAACTCTATTTAATATTTCAACTGATTTATTGCTCATAAATGACTTAAAAGATTTTGTAACCATATTTATAAGCTGTCTTATATCTACAGGTTTCATTATCAAATTTATATCATTACTTTTTATCTTTGAAAAATCCAATATATCATTTACCAGATTTGATAACCTATTAGCACTATTTTTAATTAAAGTCAATGTTTCTCTTTCATCATTCCCCAAATGCTTTGAATTACAATCTATAAGACTTTTAGAAAGCCCAACGATTCCATCTAGAGGTGCCTTCAATTCATGAGATGTAGTAGCAAAAAAATCATCTTTCATTTTGTCAACTAACTTAAGCTTCTCCGTCATTTCCTCTATCTTTGAAAAAGCCATGGAAAATTTATCAGAGGCCACATATGACTGAGCAAAAATAAAAATAAGAATTCCTATTGGAGCATAAGACCCTGTATCAATTATGGAATATTCATATAAAATATCGTTTATTCTTGTTCCTAAAAATATAATCATAGATATAATAACAATTGCATTATTAGATTTTTTTACAAAATACCCATAAAGCATTTTACTTACAATATATAGAATCATAAAATCTGATATTACTTCAACAGGTAATATTAAGTTAATATAATATACTGGAGGTAATATTAATATAAGGAAAAAATAAGCTATACCTAAAATCTTTGAAAATTTAACTATCTTTTCATTTATAAGTTCACTATAAAAATTACTCATAAATAATATAAGTACTGGTATATATAAAAAGAAAGTCCATAAGAGCAATTTCACATTAATAACATAGTTCATGTTAGGAAATACCCAATAAATTAGTCTTTCTCCTACCAATACAGTTCTTAAACAAATTAAAACACAAACCACAGAAAAATATAAAGGAGCTTTGTCTTTTTTTCTTCTCATAAATAAGATAAAGTTATATGCAGCTGCTGCTAAAGTAATTCCAAATAGAAATAAATCAAATCCTACTTTTTTAGCTCTCTCTTCACTAATTTGGGACTCACTGCCAAGTAATATACTATCAATTTCTGGCACACCATATTGAAAATTACTACTTTGAAGTACTATTTCAAACTCATTTGTATTATTGTAAAACGAACCTAGTCTTGTAGCAAGTTTTCCATCAGTTTCATTTTTAGTCTTTCCTACTTCTCCACACTGGATAACCACCTTATCATTTACCCAAAGCTTATGAGATGCTTGAATAAACTGAGTTTTAATAGCATATAAATCTTCTGAATCATTGACAATTACTTTTAATCTATAAGTTGCATATCCTTGAGAATCTAGTTTTTCATTTCCAAATTTATAATTTTTAAAGCTGCCTGGAATGTCAATTAATCCTGTTTTTACAGTCTTATGTTTTTCTTCAAAATCCCTAGGTGTCAACAATTGTTTATAATAAAATTCCCACTGTCCATCCAGTTTAACTATTCCTTGCTTTTTAAAATTCCAATCTCTTAAATCTAATACACCAGATTTAGCTACAGGCCTTTTATTTAGCTCTTCTTTATTTTTGTTAATAAAAGCCCCTAAAAGAACTAAACTTACAATCAATAACATAATCAAAAAAGTTACCCTATGAATAACTAATTTAAAATTTTTCATAAACTTCTCCCTTTGTTATAAATTTAATTTACATTAAAGATAAAAAAATAAGTTTAATGCTATATAAATATATTAACAAAATTTTAGTTTTTTTTCCACATTTCGCTGGTATTTTAGCTCGAATTTTGAAGTTTACTTATATATTGATAAAAAAATTGAAAATATAGATAGAATTTTGTTAATAAAATATATTATAAAAAAAAGAGGTTCTCACCTCTAATAATTTATAATTATATTTAATATTAAACTACTGTAAAACTTACAAAAATTACTTTCCACTTAACAATTTATCTAAATACACTGATTTCATTTGTTTACTAGCCATAACTTTCTTTACAGGTGGAAGTTTTAAAATAGCTGATAAAACTGCAGCCATAGCTCTATGACTTAAAAGAGCTTTGTTATCAAAAATAAGCTCTTGAAGCTTACCTTTCTCAATAGCTTGAAGTACAATTCTATGAGTTGTATTAGCTGGAGTTATTATCTGTTTTTCCCTATGTTTAAGATATATACTTTTTTTAGGGCAATTTCTAACACAAATACCACATCCAAGGCATATGTTTTCATCACTTCTAGCTTTTTTGGTTACAGGGTCAATTTTTATAGCATCTATAGGACATGCCTTTTCACATTTACCACATCCAATACAACTTTCCTCTATGAATTGTGGAAGAAATGCAGTAGTCTGAATAGGAGTCAAATATCCAAATTTCTTAATTGCCAACATCCCTTCACAGCAGCAGCCACAGCAATTACAAAGAAATACTGATCCA harbors:
- a CDS encoding CdaR family transcriptional regulator, which encodes MIQLSEELAQKIVDRMMKVIPYNVIITDENGIIIASGDVERIHQFHSGAKQALSIKEIVEIDCDHSQGMKPGVNSPIFFQGNLLGVIGITGVPEIVKPFSELVRVTAELLINQEYVLKNQSIQEQEREKFLYEFAYLNEEYSQGFIERGLSLGIDVTVPDIAIVINSEEKSLKSLKNHFNSLLQNGEYCFMLNPNIIVAFISLQKPFLNTLRKSLEKKQYGNIKVGVGLSDHNISVSMNQAFKALHIGKHLQKDKSIYLYKNLCFISMLANIKEDYNLKKVVKILKSEGNQADLLNTLIAYVYNNGEMQTTAQALHVHRNTLNYRLERIKKVSGKDPRNFIELFELFTAYVVSML
- a CDS encoding ATP-binding protein → MKNFKLVIHRVTFLIMLLIVSLVLLGAFINKNKEELNKRPVAKSGVLDLRDWNFKKQGIVKLDGQWEFYYKQLLTPRDFEEKHKTVKTGLIDIPGSFKNYKFGNEKLDSQGYATYRLKVIVNDSEDLYAIKTQFIQASHKLWVNDKVVIQCGEVGKTKNETDGKLATRLGSFYNNTNEFEIVLQSSNFQYGVPEIDSILLGSESQISEERAKKVGFDLFLFGITLAAAAYNFILFMRRKKDKAPLYFSVVCVLICLRTVLVGERLIYWVFPNMNYVINVKLLLWTFFLYIPVLILFMSNFYSELINEKIVKFSKILGIAYFFLILILPPVYYINLILPVEVISDFMILYIVSKMLYGYFVKKSNNAIVIISMIIFLGTRINDILYEYSIIDTGSYAPIGILIFIFAQSYVASDKFSMAFSKIEEMTEKLKLVDKMKDDFFATTSHELKAPLDGIVGLSKSLIDCNSKHLGNDERETLTLIKNSANRLSNLVNDILDFSKIKSNDINLIMKPVDIRQLINMVTKSFKSFMSNKSVEILNRVEEGVSYVYGDENRIQQILYNLIGNAVKFTNEGQIEISAIEKGEYVFISIKDTGIGIDESDIYKIFQPYNQVDGINNQYNGSGLGLYVTKKLVQLHGGELEVKSILGEGSEFTFNLSKLSMNIEKADSIDELENYYCNEKYNKKLEQCKSNGKILIVDDEAVNIKVMVNFLSNEKYTIITATSGKEALNIAYNDKNIDMVILDVMLPDMIGWEVCSILREKYSLLDLPILIATWDNRTESLVLSFKNGANDYLRKPFEKSELLARVKTLIDLKHLAGEVTSLQGKVQSTTKQVEELNEDFEENKKMLSQIIKNDKLKTEFFTNISHELRTPLNVIWSTIQLIQSINEKNLTTEYDIDKYLNIMSQNTLRLLRLINNLIDTTKIEGGYLSLRLANGNIINVIEEVTLSAASYIQSQGIELIFDTEVEEKYMAFDGDKIERIMLNLLSNAIKFTEEGGSIFVNIYDLQDKVKISVKDTGIGIPEDKLDSIFDRFIQVDTSLSKKPEGSGIGLALVKSLVKMQKGKIYVKSTLGYGSEFIVELPSVTVKENEELDQDIKSKNFSRFIDKAKIEFSDIYYE